A single Fusarium oxysporum Fo47 chromosome IV, complete sequence DNA region contains:
- a CDS encoding MBOAT, membrane-bound O-acyltransferase family-domain-containing protein yields the protein MGPLAFLSSLYDHDTLDTRFTTASSTPYQNVIEARLDPSIKKDSAAKERSRAQPSKWKTPEFYLYYVVFAVAIPYMFWITYDVSRETDPRYPKFKRWLSPGWIPGRQIDVSDAQYGVFRENMPYMGSLLLFHPLLRKLWNKYKPLPERSQGGRNRLDQRASFDFLFAFIFLFALHGLSAFKIFFILWTNFQLATKLPRRYVPAATWIFNIAILFANELTEGWRFRVLFSFISPPQMGLYKNKMRLLNSDLMNLGARMDGTFQGILARWEVLFNITILRLISFNLDYYWSIDRGNSNALEKKQLDPANLSERDRVSISAEPRDFTFRNYVAYAIYAPLYLTGPILTFNDYISQSKYRAASIETSRTIRYGIRFLLVLLSMEVILHYDWVGAISKGKPDWSSYTAAQLSMLSFMNLHIIWLKLLIPWRMFRLWSLVDGIDPPENMVRCVSNNYSTQLFWRAWHRSYNRWLIRYIYIPLGGSSFRNWRSTVRSIVTFLLVFTFVALWHDIQLRLLIWGWLIVLFMIPEWTAAAIFPKSKWEDRPTAYRMLCCVGSVGNVLMMISANLVGFAVGLDGLQSIIQSILHDWSGLIFLVTACSCLFVGIQVMFEIRESEKRRGILVKC from the exons ATGGGTCCTCTAGCTTTCTTGAGCAGTCTTTACGACCATGATACTCTCGACACACGATTCACTACGGCCTCTTCTACCCCCTACCAGAACGTTATCGAAGCGCGATTAGATCCGAGCATAAAAAAGGACTCTGCAGCGAAGGAGCGGAGCAGAGCGCAACCGTCGAAATGGAAGACGCCCGAGTTCTACCTTTACTATGTCGTCTTTGCTGTGGCCATTCCCTACATGTTCTGGATCACATACGATGTCTCTCGAG AAACTGATCCTCGATACCCCAAATTTAAGCGATGGCTATCCCCGGGCTGGATTCCTGGACGACAGATCGACGTTTCCGATGCGCAATATGGTGTGTTCCGCGAGAATATGCCTTACATGggctctcttcttcttttccacCCGCTGCTGAGGAAGCTTTGGAACAAGTACAAGCCATTGCCTGAGCGAAGCCAGGGAGGACGCAACCGATTAGACCAGCGAGCATCATTCGATTTCTTATTCGCATTCATATTCTTGTTCGCTCTACACGGACTTTCTGcgttcaagatcttcttcatcctctggaCCAATTTCCAGCTTGCGACCAAGCTTCCTCGACGATATGTTCCGGCTGCTACTTGGATCTTCAACATTGCGATCCTGTTCGCCAACGAATTGACTGAAGGATGGCGGTTCCGAGTTCTATTTAGCTTCATTTCACCCCCACAAATGGGTCTGTATAAGAACAAGATGAGACTCCTCAACTCGGATTTGATGAACTTGGGAGCTCGCATGGATGGCACATTCCAGGGAATTTTAGCACGCTGGGAGgttctcttcaacatcaccattCTACGTCTtatcagcttcaacttggACTACTACTGGAGTATTGATCGTGGCAACTCTAATGCGCTCGAG AAGAAGCAATTGGACCCAGCAAACCTCTCCGAGAGAGATCGCGTCAGCATCTCTGCAGAGCCTCGAGACTTCACCTTCCGTAACTATGTGGCATATGCCATCTATGCGCCGCTCTACTTGACAGGACCTATCCTCACATTCAATGACTACATCTCACAGTCGAAGTACCGAGCTGCCAGCATCGAAACAAGCCGAACAATCCGATATGGCATCCGCTTCCTCTTGGTTTTGCTGTCAATGGAGGTCATTCTGCATTATGACTGGGTTGGTGCGATCAGCAAGGGAAAGCCTGATTGGAGTTCGTATACGGCAGCACAATTGTCAATGCTGTCCTTCATGAACCTCCATATCATCTGGCTGAAGCTTCTGATCCCTTGGCGTATGTTCCGACTTTGGTCATTGGTTGATGGGATTGATCCGCCTGAAAACATGGTTCGTTGTGTGAGCAACAACTACAGCACACAGCTCTTCTGGAGAGCATGGCACCGTTCGTATAACCGCTGGTTGATCAGGTACATCTACATTCCCTTAGGCGGCTCATCGTTCCGTAACTGGCGGTCCACTGTGCGGTCCATTGTGACATTCCTGCTTGTATTCACGTTCGTGGCACTTTGGCACGACATTCAGCTCCGCCTACTGATCTGGGGCTGGCTGATTGTTCTGTTCATGATACCGGAGTGGACTGCGGCGGCAATCTTCCCCAAGAGCAAGTGGGAGGACCGACCAACAGCATACCGTATGCTCTGCTGTGTAGGCAGCGTGGGTAACGTGCTCATGATGATTTCAGCCAACTTGGTTGGCTTTGCTGTTGGGCTGGACGGTTTGCAGAGCATCATCCAGAGCATTTTGCATGACTGGTCAG GGCTTATTTTCCTTGTTACAGCGTGCTCTTGTTTGTTCGTTGGCATCCAGGTCATGTTTGAGATTCGTGAGTCCGAGAAGCGACGTGGTATTTTGGTTAAGTGCTAG